AAAATGGAAAAGATACCCTCATAAACAAAATGTATTTATGAATGACCTAGGATCTATATCATTAAAAAAAGCACTAGCAACTATTGATTTTGATATATTACATTTGCATTGGATCACTCTTCAGTTTTTAGACATAAATGAGTTAGTTAAAATTAATAAACCTATCGTTTGGACTTTACATGACAGTTGGCCTTTTACAGGGGGATGTCATTTTTTTTATAAGTGTGAAAATTATAAATCAAAATGTGGAAATTGCCAATTCTTAAATTCGAATTCTGAATATGATTTGACGAGAGAAATTTGGCACAGAAAAAAAGAAGTATATAAGCAATGTAAAATATTTGTTGTTTCACCTAGTAATTGGTTAGCAGAATGTGCAAAAGCTAGTTCACTATTCAACAGCTTTCCAATTACGGTAATTCCTAATGGAATTAATACTGATACTTTTCAGCCAAAAATGAATAACTCATTTAAGGAATTTATTAGCTATAATGCTTCTACAAAATATATACTTTTTGGTGCTGTAAATTCTACAAGTGATAAAAATAAAGGGTATCATTTACTTATCGAAGCAATTAATTCTCTTAAATCTAAGACTACTATTGAAATAGAACTTATAGTTTTTGGTTCAGACTCTATAAATGATTCAAATTTGAGAGATTTTCAAACACATTATTTGGGGAAACTAAGTAACGAGCATGTACTCGCAGATGCATATAATCTAGCTGATGTTGTTGTTGTGCCATCAATGTCAGAAAATTTGTCAAATGTTATAATGGAAACGCTTTCATGTGGAAAGCCAGTAGTTGCATTTGATATTGGGGGTAATTCTGATATGATAAAGCATCTGGAGAATGGTTTGCTGGTGCCACCCTTTTCCACAGAACAATTTGCGGAAGCAATTTTATGGGCTTTAAATGTTAATGTAGATAAGCATTTAAACATAAAAGCTAGAAAGACTGCCGTTGAAAATTATTCAGAAAACATTATTGCTGAATCGTATTTAGATTTATATAAGAGAATACTTAATTAGAATATAATAAAAAAATTGAAGCCCTTAAAAAACAAGTGAATTTCAAACTTAATTATTCTAATTTTTTTGCTTATATAGTTTTTCTATTAGGGATTACACCTTGGTTGATTTATGCACTAACTATTAATATTAGTCTTGATTCGCTAATTGATGAAGGCGCAATCCAGCTTTCTCATAATATCCCAAAGCCTGTAAGTTTCGCAAGCCAATCAGGTGTAATCTTAGGAATTATTATAGATAGATTTACTTACAATGCTAAAAACCTTTTGTGGGTTAGATTTTTAATGCAAATTTTTTCAACTATCATTTTAAATATCAGCTCTTATATTTATTTAAAAAAAATATACCAGCATTTCAATTACATATTATACACGGGTTATTTTTTTCTGGTGAGTAGTTTAAGTTTATATTTGTTTACAAAAACGGTTTCATACAACCATTTACAACAATTATTAATTCAATTAATTGTAAGTTCATTCTTATTATACCAAGTCTATAATGAGAAAATGCTAGTTAGGAAAGTTTTATTGATCACATTAGGTTTTTGTTGCACTTTTTCTATTCTAAATATTCCCCCTTCAGGAATAGCCGTAACTGCATTCTTAATATTAATATTATTAATAAACAATATATTTTTTATTAATAGAATCGCAACTACAATTTTTTATGTATCTGTTGGCTTACTTTGTGGTGTGTTAGTTTTTTTTATATATATAAAAAGTTGGGGAGATTTTTTTAACGAACTTAGTGGGACATATAAAATGCTTTCTAAAGCTGGCAGGTCTTATGGCCCATATGATATATTATTTAAATATTCTAAATCAATACTTTCACTATTGGTAGTAAGTTGCTCATCATTAGGGGTTTTGGCTATTTTTGATCTTTTAAATAAAAAGAATAAAACATTAGCAATGTTATTTTCATTTATTATAATAATCTTGCTAATGTTTTATTCTGTTAAATATACAAGAACGGGTGAAATATATGAGTGGATATTAGCACCTACTATTATAGCTTTATTTATTTATTTTAGAGATGTTATTAAGGGTTTTATTTTTTCACAGAATACGACAATATATTTTTTACTTATAATACCCTTGATTGCCCCGTTGGGCACTAACTTATTAATTACTACTAAAATTGGTTATTTTTTTAGTACTTGGTTAATTTCTACAATAGTCCTTCTTAAGGGTATTAAGAAAGTATATAGCACATCTATTTTTTTTATGTTTGTACTAATTCCAGTGATTTGGAATATGAAAATTTTCCTTAATTTATGGTATAGGAGTAAGGAGAGTATTGTTCAATCAACTCAACTTAAACGTTTAAACGACATATATATAACACCAAAGCAAAAAGCGCATTTTGAAAGCGTGTATGAAATACTAGCTAGCAATGGCTATAACTCTGGTGATTCAATATTAGCATTTCAACCTGATTTAATGTCCGTATTTGCAGTAGGAGGGTCAGCAGGTCATCGGGTTTATTTTATGCCTTCAGACTTTTTAAGTGATGATATTACCGCCATGAAGCCTGCTAAATACATTATTTTAAATGATTATAGTTATAATGAAATTAAAAGTTCGCTTAAAATTTGGGGTTTTCCTGACAAATATCAACAAATAGATATTGGTAGTCCTGAAACAATAGATTATTTCGGAGCACATAAATCTAGACATCTCTTTTTATTAAAAGTGGATAAGTTATAGCCTTATACATTTATGGAATATGTCTGGGATATGCTGAATACAAAAACTTATAACAATCCATACGGGCGTTATAAGTTTGCGAAACAATATTCTTTTATTTTAAGTCAATTTGATAATAGAAAAAATATTCTTGATATAGCCGGTGGATCAGGACGCTATGCAATCCCGCTTTTCAGTGAAACAAAAGATATAACAGTTGTTGACATTAATAAATATGCTTTAGAACTATTAAAGAATAGGGAACCTGAAATTTATTCGATTGAAGGGGACTTTATGGAAGTTTCTTTACCTAATAAATATTCATTAATATTATGTATTGAAGCACTGAGTTATTTTAGGAATTATAATCTATTTTTTAAAAAAATAAACACCTTACTTGATGAAAATGGTACGTTTGTTTTTCTAATGGTTAATCCCCAAAGTTGGAGATATACATTAAGACGCTTTAATAAGGGAAGGACAGATTATGGCGAGATTAGTTATGAAAATATTAAATTAATTTTAAAGAAGAATAATTTAAAAATTAAATCTGTTAAAGGTTTTAACTGGATGCCTTTTCCGCTGAGCATGTCTAATGCATTATTGATTAAAACATTTTCATTTTTGGAACATTTGTTAGGCTTTGAAAAATGGATTTCTCAAAGCCCA
This window of the Spirosoma aerolatum genome carries:
- a CDS encoding class I SAM-dependent methyltransferase, whose protein sequence is MEYVWDMLNTKTYNNPYGRYKFAKQYSFILSQFDNRKNILDIAGGSGRYAIPLFSETKDITVVDINKYALELLKNREPEIYSIEGDFMEVSLPNKYSLILCIEALSYFRNYNLFFKKINTLLDENGTFVFLMVNPQSWRYTLRRFNKGRTDYGEISYENIKLILKKNNLKIKSVKGFNWMPFPLSMSNALLIKTFSFLEHLLGFEKWISQSPWLLVSVTKDSNS
- a CDS encoding glycosyltransferase family 4 protein, with the translated sequence MKVLHLNHSDFNGGAAKASYRLHTSLRRIGVESTMLVKHKELLDSTTLEASYFANTGFLRIVDKYSWKVKNYLNKRKWKRYPHKQNVFMNDLGSISLKKALATIDFDILHLHWITLQFLDINELVKINKPIVWTLHDSWPFTGGCHFFYKCENYKSKCGNCQFLNSNSEYDLTREIWHRKKEVYKQCKIFVVSPSNWLAECAKASSLFNSFPITVIPNGINTDTFQPKMNNSFKEFISYNASTKYILFGAVNSTSDKNKGYHLLIEAINSLKSKTTIEIELIVFGSDSINDSNLRDFQTHYLGKLSNEHVLADAYNLADVVVVPSMSENLSNVIMETLSCGKPVVAFDIGGNSDMIKHLENGLLVPPFSTEQFAEAILWALNVNVDKHLNIKARKTAVENYSENIIAESYLDLYKRILN